A genomic segment from Gadus morhua chromosome 4, gadMor3.0, whole genome shotgun sequence encodes:
- the amacr gene encoding alpha-methylacyl-CoA racemase, whose protein sequence is MALAGIRVIELAGLAPAPFCGMILADFGASVIRVDRTKAAMALDTQARGKRSVALNLKTPEGVGILKKLCVQSDVVLEPYRKGVMEKLGLGPEKLLKENPGLIYARLTGYGQSGPYATAAGHDINYLAMSGLLSRLGRHGDKPYSPLNLVADFAGGGLTCAFGIVLALLERTRSGQGQVIDASMVEGAAYVGSFIWKSRAIGMWERGRGQNMLDSGAPFYDTYRTADGKHVAVGAIEPQFYLQLLRGLGLDATDLPPQMSPDGWPELRRVFEGCFATKTQAEWSQIFDGTDACVTPVLSFDQVSSHPHNKERGSFVRDPGEEESPRPAPVLSRTPADPCLDRDPRIGQHTREVLEEYGFKSHDVERLLAAGAIEHNVPEAKL, encoded by the exons ATGGCACTGGCTGGTATTCGTGTCATTGAACTGGCTGGCCTGGCGCCCGCACCATTCTGCGGCATGATCCTGGCAGACTTTGGCGCCAGCGTGATTCGCGTGGACCGGACGAAGGCTGCCATGGCGCTGGACACCCAGGCGCGAGGAAAGCGCTCGGTGGCCCTCAACCTAAAGACACCGGAGGGCGTTGGCATCCTCAAGAAGCTGTGTGTGCAATCAGATGTTGTTCTGGAGCCCTATCGTAAAG GTGTAATGGAGAAACTGGGCCTTGGTCCGGAGAAACTGTTGAAAGAGAATCCGGGTCTTATCTACGCTCGGCTTACTGGCTACGGACAGAGTGGGCCATACGCTACGGCGGCGGGACACGATATAAACTACCTCGCCATGTCCG GCCTGCTGTCCAGGTTGGGTCGTCACGGAGACAAGCCCTATTCGCCGCTGAACCTGGTGGCGGACTTCGCAGGAGGAGGCCTGACCTGTGCGTTCGGGATAGTCCTAGCCCTGCTGGAGCGCACCCGATCTGGGCAGGGCCAGGTGATCGATGCCAGCATG gtggaggGCGCGGCCTACGTGGGCTCCTTCATATGGAAGTCGCGAGCCATCGGCATGTGGGAGCGCGGCCGGGGGCAGAACATGCTGGACAGCGGCGCTCCCTTCTACGACACGTACCGGACCGCCGACGGGAAGCACGTGGCCGTCGGGGCGATCGAGCCCCAGTTCTACCTGCAGCTGCTCCGCG GCTTGGGATTGGACGCCACAGACCTGCCCCCTCAGATGAGTCCTGACGGTTGGCCGGAGCTCAGGCGTGTGTTCGAGGGTTGTTTCGCCACCAAAACCCAAGCTGAGTGGTCGCAGATCTTCGACGGAACGGACGCCTGCGTCACGCCGGTGTTGTCCTTCGACCAGGTGAGCTCCCACCCCCACAACAAGGAACGGGGGTCTTTCGTCAGGGATCCTGGAGAGGAAGAAAGCCCCCGACCCGCTCCTGTTCTGTCCCGTACCCCCGCAGACCCCTGCCTGGACCGGGACCCTCGTATCGGGCAACACACCCGCGAGGTTCTGGAGGAGTACGGCTTTAAAAGCCATGATGTGGAACGGTTGCTGGCAGCAGGTGCCATAGAGCATAACGTTCCCGAGGCAAAGCTGTGA